A genomic stretch from Canis lupus familiaris isolate Mischka breed German Shepherd chromosome 15, alternate assembly UU_Cfam_GSD_1.0, whole genome shotgun sequence includes:
- the NAP1L1 gene encoding nucleosome assembly protein 1-like 1 isoform X2, with protein MADIDNKEQSELDQDLDDVEEVEEEETGEETKIKARQLTVQMMQNPQILAALQERLDGLVETPTGYIESLPRVVKRRVNALKNLQVKCAQIEAKFYEEVHDLERKYAVLYQPLFDKRFEIINAIYEPTEEECEWKPDEEDEISEELKEKAKIEDEKKDEEKEDPKGIPEFWLTVFKNVDLLSDMVQEHDEPILKHLKDIKVKFSDAGQPMSFVLEFHFEPNEYFTNEVLTKTYRMRSEPDDSDPFSFDGPEIMGCTGCQIDWKKGKNVTLKTIKKKQKHKGRGTVRTVTKTVSNDSFFNFFAPPEVPESGDLDDDAEAILAADFEIGHFLRERIIPRSVLYFTGEAIEDDDDDYDEEGEEADEGYQLFEEVKSCSKLFQRWLQ; from the exons ATGGCAGACATTGACAA CAAAGAACAGTCTGAACTTGATCAAGATTTGGATGATGttgaagaagtagaagaagaagaaactggtgaagaaacaaaaatcaaag cgcgTCAGCTGACTGTTCAGATGATGCAAAATCCTCAGATTCTTGCAGCCCTTCAAGAAAGACTTGATGGTCTGGTAGAAACACCAACAGGATACATTGAAAG TTTGCCTAGGGTAGTTAAAAGACGAGTGAATGCTCTCAAAAATCTTCAAGTTAAATGTGCACAGATAGAAGCCAAATTCTATGAGGAAGTTCATGATCTTGAAAGAAAGTATGCTGTTCTCTATCAACCTCTGTTTGATAAG cGATTTGAGATCATTAATGCAATTTATGAACCTACGGAAGAAGAATGTGAATGGAAACCAGATGAGGAGGACGAAATTTCG GAGGAGctaaaagaaaaagccaagattgaagatgagaaaaaggatgaagaaaaagaagacccCAAGGGAATTCCTGAATTCTGGTTGACTGTTTTTAAGAATGTTGACTTGCTCAGTGATATGGTTCAg GAACACGACGAACCTATTCTGAAGCACTTGAAAGATATTAAAGTGAAGTTCTCAGATGCTGGCCAGCCTATG agttttgtcTTAGAATTTCACTTTGAACCCAATgaatatttcacaaatgaagtaTTGACAAAGACCTATAGGATGAGATCAGAACCAGATGATTCTGATCCCTTTTCTTTTGATGGACCAGAAATTATGGGTTGTACAGG GTGCCAGATAgattggaaaaaaggaaagaatgtcaCTTTGAAAACCATTaagaagaagcagaaacacaAGGGACGTGGGACAGTTCGTACTGTGACCAAAACAGTTTCCAATgactctttctttaatttttttgcccCACCTGAAG TTCCTGAGAGTGGAGATTTG gatgatGATGCTGAAGCTATCCTTGCTGCAGACTTTGAAATTGGTCACTTTCTACGTGAGCGTATAATCCCAAGATCAGTGTTATACTTTACTGGAGAAGCTattgaagatgatgatgatgat taTGATGAAGAAGGTGAAGAAGCGGATGAG GGTTATCAGCTCTTTGAAGAAGTCAAAAGCTGCAGTAAACTTTTTCAACGTTGGCTGCAGtaa
- the NAP1L1 gene encoding nucleosome assembly protein 1-like 1 isoform X1, with translation MADIDNKEQSELDQDLDDVEEVEEEETGEETKIKARQLTVQMMQNPQILAALQERLDGLVETPTGYIESLPRVVKRRVNALKNLQVKCAQIEAKFYEEVHDLERKYAVLYQPLFDKRFEIINAIYEPTEEECEWKPDEEDEISEELKEKAKIEDEKKDEEKEDPKGIPEFWLTVFKNVDLLSDMVQEHDEPILKHLKDIKVKFSDAGQPMSFVLEFHFEPNEYFTNEVLTKTYRMRSEPDDSDPFSFDGPEIMGCTGCQIDWKKGKNVTLKTIKKKQKHKGRGTVRTVTKTVSNDSFFNFFAPPEVPESGDLDDDAEAILAADFEIGHFLRERIIPRSVLYFTGEAIEDDDDDYDEEGEEADEEGEEEGDEENDPDYDSKKDQNPAECKQQ, from the exons ATGGCAGACATTGACAA CAAAGAACAGTCTGAACTTGATCAAGATTTGGATGATGttgaagaagtagaagaagaagaaactggtgaagaaacaaaaatcaaag cgcgTCAGCTGACTGTTCAGATGATGCAAAATCCTCAGATTCTTGCAGCCCTTCAAGAAAGACTTGATGGTCTGGTAGAAACACCAACAGGATACATTGAAAG TTTGCCTAGGGTAGTTAAAAGACGAGTGAATGCTCTCAAAAATCTTCAAGTTAAATGTGCACAGATAGAAGCCAAATTCTATGAGGAAGTTCATGATCTTGAAAGAAAGTATGCTGTTCTCTATCAACCTCTGTTTGATAAG cGATTTGAGATCATTAATGCAATTTATGAACCTACGGAAGAAGAATGTGAATGGAAACCAGATGAGGAGGACGAAATTTCG GAGGAGctaaaagaaaaagccaagattgaagatgagaaaaaggatgaagaaaaagaagacccCAAGGGAATTCCTGAATTCTGGTTGACTGTTTTTAAGAATGTTGACTTGCTCAGTGATATGGTTCAg GAACACGACGAACCTATTCTGAAGCACTTGAAAGATATTAAAGTGAAGTTCTCAGATGCTGGCCAGCCTATG agttttgtcTTAGAATTTCACTTTGAACCCAATgaatatttcacaaatgaagtaTTGACAAAGACCTATAGGATGAGATCAGAACCAGATGATTCTGATCCCTTTTCTTTTGATGGACCAGAAATTATGGGTTGTACAGG GTGCCAGATAgattggaaaaaaggaaagaatgtcaCTTTGAAAACCATTaagaagaagcagaaacacaAGGGACGTGGGACAGTTCGTACTGTGACCAAAACAGTTTCCAATgactctttctttaatttttttgcccCACCTGAAG TTCCTGAGAGTGGAGATTTG gatgatGATGCTGAAGCTATCCTTGCTGCAGACTTTGAAATTGGTCACTTTCTACGTGAGCGTATAATCCCAAGATCAGTGTTATACTTTACTGGAGAAGCTattgaagatgatgatgatgat taTGATGAAGAAGGTGAAGAAGCGGATGAG gaaggggaagaagaaggagatgaggaaaatgatCCAGACTATGACTCAAAG
- the NAP1L1 gene encoding nucleosome assembly protein 1-like 1 isoform X3, which produces MADIDNLPRVVKRRVNALKNLQVKCAQIEAKFYEEVHDLERKYAVLYQPLFDKRFEIINAIYEPTEEECEWKPDEEDEISEELKEKAKIEDEKKDEEKEDPKGIPEFWLTVFKNVDLLSDMVQEHDEPILKHLKDIKVKFSDAGQPMSFVLEFHFEPNEYFTNEVLTKTYRMRSEPDDSDPFSFDGPEIMGCTGCQIDWKKGKNVTLKTIKKKQKHKGRGTVRTVTKTVSNDSFFNFFAPPEVPESGDLDDDAEAILAADFEIGHFLRERIIPRSVLYFTGEAIEDDDDDYDEEGEEADEEGEEEGDEENDPDYDSKKDQNPAECKQQ; this is translated from the exons ATGGCAGACATTGACAA TTTGCCTAGGGTAGTTAAAAGACGAGTGAATGCTCTCAAAAATCTTCAAGTTAAATGTGCACAGATAGAAGCCAAATTCTATGAGGAAGTTCATGATCTTGAAAGAAAGTATGCTGTTCTCTATCAACCTCTGTTTGATAAG cGATTTGAGATCATTAATGCAATTTATGAACCTACGGAAGAAGAATGTGAATGGAAACCAGATGAGGAGGACGAAATTTCG GAGGAGctaaaagaaaaagccaagattgaagatgagaaaaaggatgaagaaaaagaagacccCAAGGGAATTCCTGAATTCTGGTTGACTGTTTTTAAGAATGTTGACTTGCTCAGTGATATGGTTCAg GAACACGACGAACCTATTCTGAAGCACTTGAAAGATATTAAAGTGAAGTTCTCAGATGCTGGCCAGCCTATG agttttgtcTTAGAATTTCACTTTGAACCCAATgaatatttcacaaatgaagtaTTGACAAAGACCTATAGGATGAGATCAGAACCAGATGATTCTGATCCCTTTTCTTTTGATGGACCAGAAATTATGGGTTGTACAGG GTGCCAGATAgattggaaaaaaggaaagaatgtcaCTTTGAAAACCATTaagaagaagcagaaacacaAGGGACGTGGGACAGTTCGTACTGTGACCAAAACAGTTTCCAATgactctttctttaatttttttgcccCACCTGAAG TTCCTGAGAGTGGAGATTTG gatgatGATGCTGAAGCTATCCTTGCTGCAGACTTTGAAATTGGTCACTTTCTACGTGAGCGTATAATCCCAAGATCAGTGTTATACTTTACTGGAGAAGCTattgaagatgatgatgatgat taTGATGAAGAAGGTGAAGAAGCGGATGAG gaaggggaagaagaaggagatgaggaaaatgatCCAGACTATGACTCAAAG